Below is a window of candidate division WOR-3 bacterium DNA.
CGCTCGACCTTGACGAGTTGCTGGCGCTACGGGTATCATATGAAACGCGCAAGCGTCAGGCAGGGGGTCACGATGTGCCTTGGCCGGCCCGCAGGAACGTTCTTGGGACTTTCCCTTCCACACATATCGGTTATACTTCTGTGTTATGCTCAAGGTAACGTGGCTCGTAACTGTTGCCAGCGGTCTTGTCTTTGCCGGCAATCTGCTTGTGAATCCTGGGTTTGAGGACTGGCTCGACGATTCGACGCCGGCCGGATGGTCAGTTGAAAACCGGTCGAAGACTGGAGTATTCAGGGAAACGGACACAGTGTTTCAGGGCCGGAGTTCATGCCAGTTTGTGCGACGTGAACTTGCTGCGGGTAACAACTACGGTCTGATTCAGCGGGTTCCAGTCCAGGCCGGATTATGGTACGTCCTGTCCTGCCGTACCTGGGACGATAATCCTGAAGTGTCGATTGGTGTCGGGGTGAGTTGGCGCAAGCAGGATTCTACCTATATTTCAAGCAGCGGCACGACCTATTCCCGGGACTCTTCGGGCTGGGTTAGTGTGCGGGACTCGGTGCGTGCGCCAGCCCAGGCGGCGTGGGCTGATTTCCGGGTGCGGACGTATGCGCCGTCCGGCATGAGCCAGAGGCGACGCTGCTTCTTGGACGAGATGTGGTTTGGCACTGCGGACCCGGATCCAGACACGGTAAGAGTGTGGTTTGCTAAGGACAGTCTGGCGCTTCGATTGATTGACTTTATTGGCCAGGCGCGCTACTCGCTGGACTACTGTCACTACAACTCTTCCCGGGCCGACGTAGTGCAGGCGATAATTGACGCCCACCGCCGGGGGGTGAAGGTACGAATTGTGACCGACAACACCCGGCTGGACGATTCTTGGGTTCAACAGGTGCGGGCTGAAGGCATCAGGGTCTGGTCGGACTCAATTGGCCCGAGTCCCGACGACCTTATGCACAACAAGTTCGCAGTGCGTGACTTGGCTGATGATGATTCAACCAACGATTGGGTATGGGTAGCTTCCTACAATCCCAACGAAGGTGAGCTGCGGGCCGACTGCGCGCTGGAGATTCCGCATTCCGGGCTGGCACGGGCCTACCGGCTAGAGTTTGAGCAGATGTGGGGTGGAACCGGGCCAGACCCCGAGCCGGCGAACGCGAAGTTCCACAGTGCCAAGAAAGACGTCCAGCCGACTCACCAATTCTTGCTCGACGGCTACCCAGCGTGCGTCTATTTCTCGCCCCAGGACCGGCCGGTAGATACAATCGCCCGGCTGACCGCACAGGCGCAGCGCCACGTCCTGTTCGGAATATTCGCCTTTACCCACGATGGACTTGGTGACGCGATGATTGGTCGGTGGCAGGACTCGGTCTGGGTCGGCGGGGTGATCGACAAGAGCGGGCTATTTGCTCAGGGTGCGGAGTACCCGCGGCTTGTCGCGAACGGGATTCCAGTGTACGAGGACTCGGTGCCTTTCGGCGAGAAGATAATCCACGAGAAGATAATGGTAATTGACTCTTGTACCACCGTCGCGGGCTCGGCCAACTGGTCCGGCGCAGGCAATGCTCAGAACGATGAGAATGTCATTGTCACCGGTTCACCAGGAATTGCGCAACGGTTTCTGGCCGAGTTGACCCAACGGTTCTGGGAGGCCACGCATCCGGGCATCAAGGGGGACAAGAGAACAGGCTTTAGGCACCAGCCGACAGGGCCGACACTGGTGCGCAGTTTGGATCGGCTGCCTTCGGGTGTGCTGATTACCGATGTGTGCGGGCGGGTGGTACAGGAGCGCAAACGGCCGTCGCCGGGAGTCTATTACGTTGGTTCGGCACATGAGCTGCTGGAAGCGGGCGGTAGTATCCCACGCCGATTTGTGGTCGTGCGCTGAACTGGCTTGACTTCGCAACCGCTGGTCTTACAGTTTGGATTGGACGATGAAAGGATGTGAATATGCTTGAGAAACTGAAGGCGATGCTTTCAGGGATTGCGGCCGATTATGCCGACCTGCGTTACGAACTGGTACGTGAGACCAAGTTCAGTTTCAACGGCAGGGAGCTGACCGGGTTGTCGTCGAGTTCGACCGATGGGTATGTGCTGCGGGTTCTTGCTGGCGGCGGGATGTCCAGCATCGCATTCACTAAGCCCGAGGATGCGGCCGAGGCTGTTGCCACCTGCATCCAGAATGCGAAGCTGGTTGGCCGGCAGGCCAAGGAGCCGGTGAGACTTGCTCGAACCGAGGTGGTGAAAGCGGTGTTTCGGCCCACGCTCGATATTGACCCGCGCAAGGTAAGCATTGATGAGAAGCTGGCTCAAACCCGCAAGTACAACGATATGGCACTGGCGAGCAAAAAGGTAGCAACGACGCAGCTTGGTTACGGCGAGCTCACCCGGGAGAAGACCTTTGTCAGTACCGAGGGTACGGAAATAGAAGAAGAGCTCGTCACGGTGCGTATCCTTGGCAGTATCATATCCAGGGAAGGCACGCTGACGCAGACCGTGCGGGTCGGATTTGGCGGCAGTGACGGGTATGGCAGACTTGTCGGTCGCGAGGCCGACATGGCGCAGCGGGTGAAGCTGGCCGAAGATTTGCTCTCAGCCGAGCCGGTCAAGGCCGGAACTTATCGGGTAGTTCTGGACCAGAAGCTTGCCGGCGTGTTCACCCACGAGGCGTTCGGACATTTCTCTGAGGCGGACCTGATTGAGGACTCGCCCACCATGCGGGAGAAGATGAAGATAGGCGCAAAGCTGGGCAGCGACGTGGTGAACATCAAGGACGACCCGACCATGCCGAATCAGCTTGGGTTCTACAAGTACGATGATGAGGGCGTCGCAGCCCGACCTACGCAACTGATGAAAAACGGTGTCCTTGTGGGCCGGCTGCATTCCCGCCGGACCGCGGCCGCATTCGGCGAACCGCTGTCCGGTCACTGCGTCGCCGAGGACTACCGGTACGCGCCGATAATCAGAATGGGCAACATTTACATAGAGCCGGGGCCGTACAGACTGGAAGAACTCCTGGAGAAGCTGGGAGACGGCCTGTACCTGTGCAACGCGATGGGCGGACAGACTTCAGGCGAGAACTTCACTTTTGGTGCGCAGTATGGCTTTGTCGTGAAAAACGGCAAATCCGGTCAGATGGTGCGTGACATCAACATCGGCGGCAACCTGTATCACACGCTGGAAAGCATCAAGGCAGTAGGTAATGACCTGAAGCTCGGAGAAATCGGTGGCTGCGGCAAAGGTCAGACCAACATCCGCTCCAGCCACGGTGCGCCGCACGTACTGGTTGAAGACCTGGTGATTGGAGGCAGATAATGGAAAGACTTCTGGAACTTGCCCGAAAGTACGCGGACGCAGTGTCCGTCTATTCCCGCGACACGGTCACGGACAGCGTGTCGTTTGAGAACGCCAAACTGAAGGACATCGAAAGCTCGCGTCAGTCCGGTGTCAGCCTGATGCTATTCAAAGACGGAAAGATGGGACTTGCCTATACCCGCAACCTGATTGACCGCGAGGAACTGGTGCAGAACTCGCTC
It encodes the following:
- a CDS encoding TldD/PmbA family protein produces the protein MLEKLKAMLSGIAADYADLRYELVRETKFSFNGRELTGLSSSSTDGYVLRVLAGGGMSSIAFTKPEDAAEAVATCIQNAKLVGRQAKEPVRLARTEVVKAVFRPTLDIDPRKVSIDEKLAQTRKYNDMALASKKVATTQLGYGELTREKTFVSTEGTEIEEELVTVRILGSIISREGTLTQTVRVGFGGSDGYGRLVGREADMAQRVKLAEDLLSAEPVKAGTYRVVLDQKLAGVFTHEAFGHFSEADLIEDSPTMREKMKIGAKLGSDVVNIKDDPTMPNQLGFYKYDDEGVAARPTQLMKNGVLVGRLHSRRTAAAFGEPLSGHCVAEDYRYAPIIRMGNIYIEPGPYRLEELLEKLGDGLYLCNAMGGQTSGENFTFGAQYGFVVKNGKSGQMVRDINIGGNLYHTLESIKAVGNDLKLGEIGGCGKGQTNIRSSHGAPHVLVEDLVIGGR
- a CDS encoding phospholipase D-like domain-containing protein — encoded protein: MLKVTWLVTVASGLVFAGNLLVNPGFEDWLDDSTPAGWSVENRSKTGVFRETDTVFQGRSSCQFVRRELAAGNNYGLIQRVPVQAGLWYVLSCRTWDDNPEVSIGVGVSWRKQDSTYISSSGTTYSRDSSGWVSVRDSVRAPAQAAWADFRVRTYAPSGMSQRRRCFLDEMWFGTADPDPDTVRVWFAKDSLALRLIDFIGQARYSLDYCHYNSSRADVVQAIIDAHRRGVKVRIVTDNTRLDDSWVQQVRAEGIRVWSDSIGPSPDDLMHNKFAVRDLADDDSTNDWVWVASYNPNEGELRADCALEIPHSGLARAYRLEFEQMWGGTGPDPEPANAKFHSAKKDVQPTHQFLLDGYPACVYFSPQDRPVDTIARLTAQAQRHVLFGIFAFTHDGLGDAMIGRWQDSVWVGGVIDKSGLFAQGAEYPRLVANGIPVYEDSVPFGEKIIHEKIMVIDSCTTVAGSANWSGAGNAQNDENVIVTGSPGIAQRFLAELTQRFWEATHPGIKGDKRTGFRHQPTGPTLVRSLDRLPSGVLITDVCGRVVQERKRPSPGVYYVGSAHELLEAGGSIPRRFVVVR